From the genome of Gryllotalpicola protaetiae:
GCATACGCCACCCCCATCCTGATGAGCTCCCACCGGCCGAGGACTTCGCGTGCGCTGAAGAGGTCCTCAAGAACCCTGCACTGCACGAGCGACTGGTTCCAGTGCTCGAGGCCCGTCAGGTAGTGGTCGAGGGCCGTCGGCAGCGCGGCGTCGTCACCGATCACGAAGCCGTTGATCGGATGCGTGATCAGTTCCTGCTGGTAGCGATTGATCTGCGGTACGCCCGCGTCGACCGCTGCCGCGGCCAGTCGCCGGTGGACGGTCGCGCCGAGATCGACGAGCACGCGCGTCTTCGCCATTGTGCGGGTGAGTTCTTCCTCGCGGTCGACGAAGGTCAGCTGGATGATCTCTTCGGGCCCTTCGGCGATGCCGACGTCGACGCCGAGGCGCGTCGTCTGGTCGCTCTCGAGCAGTCTGAGGTCGAGATGTTGGTAGCCGGCGATGACACGCTTCACGGCCTGCAGGTACTCGACGTCCTGCGAACGGAACGACAGGACGAGCAGCCGGGTGTGCTCGTTGTTCACGAGCTGTGTCGCGCTGCTGGCGATCGCGAAGTCGAGCTCGTCCGGAGAGATGTCGTCGGCGAACACGGAGATGTAGACCGTGGATTCGTTCGCGCTCGCGCCGAATGTCGGGCGGCGCTCCAAGGGGTAGATCGCCAGCTCCGGCAGTGCCGCCGCCTCTCCGGGCTGCGCGGCGTCCGTGAAGACTGCGCCCGCGCGCTGCAGCAGGGCGCCCGACACCGCAGCCGGCCGGGCCGCCGAACGTGAGAGCACCAGCGTCTGCTCGCCGAGCGCCGACGCGACCAGTTCGTTGTGCTGCTCCGAGATCGCGAGGACCACGGTATCGCCACCGTCCGCACGCCGACCGAGGAGATCGCCGAGGAATTCGGCCATCAGCGCCCCCCAGCTCTCATACGACGGGCTCTGGAAGCGGCCCTCGGGGTTCTGAACGACCTCGACACGGCCCGATGCGATGTCCTCGCTGACGACCACGTCTCCCGCGCGGGTCAGGTAGTACTGGGTCACCGGGCGACCGGATTCATCGTGCATCAGCACGCTCGACAGGAATCCTCTGTCGTCGAAGATCCGCTCGACCGTCGGCATCCCGTCGCCGTAGTAGCGGATGGAGCGCAGTGTGCCGTCGCGCGCAAGGTAGACGCGCGCGTAGACGTCGGTCCCGCGCATCACGGTCACGATGAACGGGTTGTAGAAGAAGCTGACGTCGTCGGGCCATTCGAGCTCGAGGAAGTCGAGGGGCCGGGCATAGTCGTCGCCGAGCCCCTGCACTTCATCGAAGAACGACCAGTACGGCACGTCGAAGATGTTCTGGTCGTGCAGGAACCGTCGCAGGCTCGGCGCATAGTTGAGCACGATCAACGATGCGCCCTCTTCGCCCTGCTGGAAGATCTTGAGCTGCGTCACGGTGTCATCGGATGCCGCGGCGGCCGCGCTCTGGAACCAGACGCTGTCGGTGGAGTACCACGGACGCGTCGGGTTGTACCAGGCCGGTACGAAGTGGATCATGCCGTCACCCTGCCTGCGCGGCCCGTCAGCGAGAACGAGTACCTCGTGCCGAGTGTTGTGTCGGCGATCTCCTCATAGAGCATCCACAGCAGGCCGAGCAGGATCATCAGCGTCTGCGGCGCGGTCAGCAGGAATTGCAGGTTCGGGTAGGTGCCGATGAAGTAGAGCGGCAGCCCGGTGAGAACGACCAGGAAGAGGCCGCTCAACCCGGCGAGCACGACGACGCGCCAACGGATGTGGTTGCGCGTCGCGTCGCCCGGCGGCACATGGTCGAAGTACTCGCCGCTGTTCTTCATGCGCTTCGCCGTCTCGCGGGGGTCGACGGTGAAGAGCCCGAAGAAGATCGTCAGGCCGAAGAGAAGCAGCAGATAGGCGGTGAATCCCACCGGGTTGCTGAGTCCCCACACCGACAGAAAGCCGGATGCCCCGGCCGACGCCGCCGGGATGACCGCACCGACGGCGTGCACGACGTACTGCGGGATCGCGATGAGCGCGAGGCCGTACATGATGGGCGACGCGCCCGCGGGGTTGAGCTTGATCGGCAGATAGGACACACCGGTGAATCCGCTGTCGATCGAGACCTTGTTGACGTGCAGTCGCAGTTCCGCATTGCCGAGGAAGATGCCGATCAGGACGACGAGTACGCAGGCGAGCACGACCACCCCGAGCACGCCCTCGTAGCGGGCGGTTGCCGTCAGGTCGGGCAGCGCCTCGAAGTTCCGCATGGCCGTGATGACGATCTGATACAGGATGAACATCGTGATGCCGCCGAGGCCGAGCTCCTCGTTCCGCTTGGCGAGCCACGCCACGACGATCGCTCCAGCGCTGAGGATCACGACGGTGACGATCTGGGCGTTGAGCGTGCCGTCGAGTGGGCCGAAGTCGAGGTCGTGGATCTTGTAGGTCGACATCAGGCTGATGGCCTGGATGATCGCGAGGATCACCATGAGGACGTATCTGGCACGGTCCTGCGTCGCCTCAGGAATCCGTCGCCCTCTCGCGATCCGGCCGATGAAGAGGAACCGCCAGAGGATCGCGGCGCCCATCCACGGTCCGAGACCCAGCGAGAAGAACGACGGGGTGAAGAAGTTGCCGCCGGTGGCGACGTTGGCCGCGTTCAGGAGTCCGGTGCCAGCGGTGCTCGTGCCCGTCGATGTGCCGTGCAGCAGCGGGATCGGTATGTAACGGCCGATCATGAAGCACACGAAGAACAGCGCCGTCCACAGCAGCTTGATCCTCAACGGCGCGAACTTGCCCTCACGAATCTGCGCCACACCCCTCCCTTCCCGAACTCACGCGCCGTTCGCTCACTCTCGGTTCCGGTTTCCGAAGATGTTCAACGAAGACAGCAGCGACCCGATGCGCGACTGCGTGGCCGGCGCGGCGGATTCGCTCTGCAGATAGCTCTCTGCCTGGGACATGC
Proteins encoded in this window:
- the asp1 gene encoding accessory Sec system protein Asp1 encodes the protein MIHFVPAWYNPTRPWYSTDSVWFQSAAAAASDDTVTQLKIFQQGEEGASLIVLNYAPSLRRFLHDQNIFDVPYWSFFDEVQGLGDDYARPLDFLELEWPDDVSFFYNPFIVTVMRGTDVYARVYLARDGTLRSIRYYGDGMPTVERIFDDRGFLSSVLMHDESGRPVTQYYLTRAGDVVVSEDIASGRVEVVQNPEGRFQSPSYESWGALMAEFLGDLLGRRADGGDTVVLAISEQHNELVASALGEQTLVLSRSAARPAAVSGALLQRAGAVFTDAAQPGEAAALPELAIYPLERRPTFGASANESTVYISVFADDISPDELDFAIASSATQLVNNEHTRLLVLSFRSQDVEYLQAVKRVIAGYQHLDLRLLESDQTTRLGVDVGIAEGPEEIIQLTFVDREEELTRTMAKTRVLVDLGATVHRRLAAAAVDAGVPQINRYQQELITHPINGFVIGDDAALPTALDHYLTGLEHWNQSLVQCRVLEDLFSAREVLGRWELIRMGVAYAGSADRP